The genomic segment ATAAGTCCACATGGTAGAAGCTTTCAAATCTTTACGCAGCAGCTGGTTAATTATAGGAAGGAAAGGGATATTGTTTGGCTTCAATTTGGACTCTGATGGAAGGAGCTCTGTCAGGTCCAGGTAGAAGTTGCTTTTCAACCTGCCTTTGTCTCACTATGAAGTGCAACCTCTATAGTGATTAAAATGTCCAGGTAGCAACTGAGTATAAGCCTTGAAATCTGACTTCTGCTGCAGATGTGACCATAACTCCTTTTGTCATCAAGGCCGCAcacagtgtgaatgtgtgtattttcAGTAAACTTGACAGATGTaatcacattttacattttctgttttaaaagtaacatttatgggtttaaatatttgtgtaatTAATGTTTTGAACAGGTCCCTGAAGGCCGTTTAGACTAAATATTATTATCACTGTTTAAATTTACACATTGTTTACAGATGTTAAGTCTCTCCagccatttttgttttgttacttcacattttcagaaagtAACCTTGACCGTGAACCCTTGGTTTTGTATTGAATAGTTCCCCATTCCTCTGCACCTCTTTGTTTCCTCCTGTAGCAGCAGGAGACAAACGGCGCTGAGGCAGCAAAGGCATCGGCCGTGAACTCGGATCCCCCTCCCCCCGCTTAAAAAAAGACACTCTCAGTTTCTGTCTGCagcactctttttcttttactaccCATCTTTTACCCCACCCTAACACAACATTTTTACCCCCCTTCTAGCTATGTCTGCAAGTGTTCCCATGGCAACTGTCGCACTGCCTGCCTAGCAACAGGCTTTACCctttcattggttaaaaaaacagggaaaaggGGGAAACAGAATAAGCAGAAGAGGGCggttgcagtttttattttatttatttatttatttgtttatgggtgtgtgaatgtgaatgaGCATGGTGGAGGAACAGCAGCATGGTGCAGTGGGTTTATTTATAAGTACATGATACTTCTGATTGCTCcacctgtagcagctttttctgtttctgttaaattgtgtgtttttttttttgtttgtttgtttgtttgtttttttggtcattgaaaagaagaagaaaagacaaaacaaaacaaaataaaaaaaacaaaaaaacaaaaaacaaaaaaccaaaaaccaaaaacaaaacaacaacaaaatgaagccaaaagtgggggtggggtggtggggctaatgaaaaaaacatccaCGTATTAGTAAGATAATAATGGGAAATGTCATGCAGAATAAATTactctatgaaaaaaaaaggaaaaacttcctTAGTTTAAGTAGTTAGTAGCAGAAATAATGTTGTTGAcatcatttacttttttctgcAAGAGTTTCTCCTGAATGCGACATTTCCAGATGAACTGTCGGTTAAAGCAGGGCCATCTCTAGCCTCTAAAGGCGGGGGGGCTCAGTCCTCAGGAGAATGACATACAAAGTTGTTCCTGTCAGCCGGAGGTAAAATCATGACGATGATAAGTTAAAAGCAATGTCGATAAGCAGTTATTGTACTAATCTTCAgttactgtaatgtttttgtagACCCAAAGCTGTGTGGGACATGAGGAAGTTGCTACTGTCTCATGCTCCTGCTGAGTTCttctagatcaggggtgcccagctctggtcctcaagggcaacaatcctgcaggtttttgatgtgtccctgctccaaaaccacctgactcaaattgttgattcattgtgcaaaacttaggctgttggatccatttcatttgagtcaggtgtgttgatgcaggaaacattaaaaaaatttgcaggacagcggccctcaaggacccactttgggcacccctgttctagATACAACAACATAAATGCTAAATGTTCAAAACGAAAAGCAACACACCACCTAATTCCACTTCCCACTAGATAACTCTGTCCACCTATTAATGGCACTTTATTGCAATTTATCTTATTTGGACTAAATCATAAACCCTTCTAGAGTTAATATAGATGCACCAcctaacatgcatttttttggACAGCGGGAGGAAGTCATGCATGCAAAGGGAGAACATGAAGTCCACATAAAAAGACTCTAGCCAAGTTTCTAGCTGTCATTCAACTAACCAACGAGCAGCCTGTTTCAAGTCTAAAGAAAGTTAGGTCCACCATCACTGCTCTGTAGATTAATTCAACCAGGGTATGATTTTATTCTGTGGTTTTACTTCCAGGTAGAATACAGTAGAAAAAACTATTTACTCCTTATAAACTCCAAACATATCTGGTCTTCATTATTACCACAGGAGGGGGTGAGATGCTCTGTTCTGTGCATCTCATGGACAGCTGTTCAGCATCGTCTGCCTGGTCCTGTGGCTTTGTCAGACCCACTAGTGGAAGGCGTTTCTTCTTTTATATGGATCTGTTTCAATTTCTCTGTCTCTGGATCTCAATGTTCTCCCTAATGGACAGGTTAACGTCATTTAAGCTGTTTATATTACTCGAATACAGTAACAGAACCCCACATCTTTTTAAGGTCAGACTTCTTGTTAAATCCTTCAGACTCACCTCCTCAGCcgatgtctctgtcctctctgtcccTGTCCTGTCTCTCAGTCTGGATACAGAtgacagaaatgttttctttttcattgataACAGCTGGAGAACAAACTCAACGTTTCAGAGCTAACCAAAAAAAACAGACCTCAACATCATTCTAAAATTTTAACTGAACAGACTAGcaagtgttttatttgtaaataatcTACTTTATCAATAATAACCAGGTTTTAGCCGTTAACTAGCTGGACCTAGTGACTACTActtactcttttctttttcaaaaagcTTCCTGGATATCCATTTTATTCACAGTTTAAGTTACATGCACAATTTTAATGTTACATGCATCATGAAATCATGGATAAACGGACCAGATTTGGCTTCCAGGACTTTAAACGGGAAAGTTCTCTGCATTGTGTTCCAGACATCATTGAACACATCTCTACCACTAACACCACAATTATTGATGCCAATATTAAAATCcactaatttattattttttaagggAGGCTTAAGAACATTTTAGGGTACTTCCAGAACCCCTGATACAAGCCTAATGACATCCATGAGTTACAGAAAATAATGTATCAGACTGATTCTTCATGGCTGCTCTGAAGGAAATGTctttgctgccctctgctgaaaacagcagagaaattcATCTTCACAAGAAAGGTGGTTTGTCAGTGATGAGCCTTAAATTAAGTCCAGATGctcaataaaacagttaaatgtgTCAATATGCACTTTGTTCATGCTTAAAATGTAGCTGTGAGGTGttgatttatgtaaataaatatacatatgaGCCATCAGGACacccttgctagtaccaggtagGACCTCgttttaccttcagaactgccttcattCTTATTTAATTGATTccacaaggtggtggaaacattctTTAAAGGTTTTGCTTcacattgacatgacagcatcacacagttgctgcaggtttgtcggctgcatccatgatgagaatctcccgttccaccacatcccaaagctgctctactggttTGAGATGTGGTGACtatggaggccgttggagtccagtgaacacaggtggagatgatctgagttttgtgacatggagcattattctgctggaagtagcatcagaagatgctacactgtggtcataaagggatgaacatggtcagcagcaatactcaggtagactgtcAACCAGTCAAAGTAATTTCACCCTTTCATGCATAGTGTCCAGGACAGTGGACAGCGATTTGATAGCTACTTTCTATTATATTCATGAGTGAAGATggtatatttacacatttgatGCTTTACTGGACATCAGTCAGTGATCCAATACACTGCTACTCCagaatgtatgtatatatatatatatatatatatatatacatacattgtaattaccaaatttgacttaatattaaaaataaaattaaataacatagcttcatttttatagaatatttttattatataaatatgaaaacaaaatattatataattttgtggaatatatttatatatttatttatttttttttttaaccgaCCTTGCTCCAGGTCTTAGTTGCACACTTTAACTTGCATCAATAAAGTTTGGAAAACGTAAAGAATCTTTAGttaattcaaaatgaaaattcTCAGACACCTTGCAGAAGGAGAGAAGAGGTTGAGTCACAGCAGACACGCAGAATCTGTGTCTGGTTGGCAGTCAGTTTGTTTTACCGCCTGCATTTGTCAGCACTTGCCAGGTTAAATGTAACTCTCTCTGAATAACACCACACCATCTTCTCACATCTTCGATATAAATGATCTGTTAGAAAGTTATTTCCTTGATTAGAAGATGGCATCTGTTGTAAATGTTCGCTGTGATCATCCACCTGTTCCAAGTATTTCCAAGCACAGAGATCAACGCTCCACCATAACAATGAATcagacaaatatttatttttaatatgaaaatacacaaaaacagcaaacaatgaATTCTCATTACCTCAGTACAGATAAGTTGAGCCAGAACAGTGATGTGAAACAACGAAACTCTACAAGTGACAGTGTTTTTACTTAAACTGAATGTATCCCGTGATGAGACAATATGATACACAATAGCTCATGTAACCTGATTCAGAGCAGATCTTTCCTGAAGCTTTGAGGGCCTGTGATAGTTTTTTCAGCTAATAActtcctttgtgtgtgtttgtactgtTTGTAGCTTTGCAATGGGTCGCACCACCCTAATTACACAACTGCACAAACTTCCCCATCCTGGTGTGTTAGCAACCTGAACTCCAGTTAAATCGATTCTACCTGGTGTGAGGctatgagcttttttttcttttgctgtcacAGTGTATGAAACAGACACCGTTTTACACTTTAATACAGGTAAGACTCAGCAGCAGTGATACTTGAGATTAAAGTAAGTTTTTAAACAGCAAATATAGGATGAGTGTTCAAAGACGTTTAATacaacatttagaaaaacatatGTTAGCAAGACTTTAAAGTCCTTGTGAGCATCTGGATGGTCCGGCACTGCGGCTTTTCAGCTTCATTTTCTAGACTTTGTCCGTAAAAGTGGAGGCTCATCCGTTAATTTTCCCCATCAGTTGCTCTGTAAAAAGCTTCTTCAGCTGCGCCACCTCCTCACTGAGAGAGTTCAGCTGGGACTTCAGGTAAGTGTTCTCATGCTTGATCTCGCTTTGAGCTGGCGTGGGGGGTGAATGAGGGTTGGAGGTGGTAGAAGCACCATTATGAGGGGATATTCTCTCCCTCCGGCTCTCGTCCCCTTCTAGCTTATGAAGCCAGGATCCAGCGCAGTGCCCCACTTCCACTCCGATCAGTCCTTTGACGGCCTCTCTAGGACCTTCCCGTCCAGGGCTCCTTCTGACACTGTTGTCACTCGTACTTTCAACCCCTTCGCCACTTCCAGGCATCTTGAAACGTAGCTTGTGAGGAAGGTTTTTCATCCCCTCTCCTTGATCGAGCTTTCCTCCATTGAGTGCTGCACCGTGGTGGGCATCAGCAGGCGAGTGATGGAGGTCGTAGCCCAGCTCCTCCACCCTGGGTGGGGATAACTTCTCATGCTCGCCAAGACGGTCTTCAAAGAAGATTGGGCTGCCCACACTGGACCCACCTGGCGTAGAAAAGCCGGAGTCCTCCGACATGTTACCAGCCTCCCTGGAGCTCCTGGAGTTTGACTGGCCTGTCTGGTTGCTGGGATTTGGTGTTGGAGAGCCCTGGAGACCTCCATCTTCTCTGTGGAGGTAATAGTGAGGAGTTAAAGTTTGAGAGGTGTGGTGAGGAGCCGTAGTTAGGGGAAGAATCTGTGCGTTGGAGGGATCTTTCACCAGGCCGAAGCGAAATTTAAGAGCCAGCAGCTCTGCCCTTAGGCGAGCATTTTCCTCCAGCAGAGCTAGAACCCGGCTCTCCAGGACTATGTCGTTTACACGCCGCTTCTCTCGCGAACGCTTGGCTGCCTCgttgtttttcctcctcttgtCCCAATAGCCGTCATCCTTTTTGTCATTCGGGATGAATTCACGCTTGCGGCGGGCACTGGGAGGGGGACTCTCTTTGCGCTTGATGGCTGAGGGGCGACCCAGCAGGGAGCGAGCCAGCAGGCTGCCGGAGGTCAATATGGGCACAGGTTCATCTGTGAAGGACATCAGCCCCACTCCTGCACCTACACCTGGCACTCCTGCAGCAGGTGACTCCATGTTATGGAGCACAGCCACCTCCCGAGACTCTTCCTCAAACATAACTTCTGAGGGATGACTTTTTCCTGGCTGCTGGGAGTGAAGAGGACCACTGCGAGGTGCTGAGTGCTTGCTGAACTCTCAGGAACTGTGTGTAGCAACAGAGCCACCTAGTGACAAAGAGGAGGGAAGGAGAAGAGCAGAGGGATTTGGTGGTTACGCAAGAGCCATTACAACACAATATTATGTAACCCCATTACATCCCTCCAATAAAACAGGAGCAACTTGTACCAGAATCTTACAGGCTTCATTACATGTTAAATATGTGGCATGTAAGGTCAAAGCTGTTTATCCTCAGGTcttttttttggaggggggaCAATAATTTAGGCGCAAagcacctgtttttttttttttttaattcggcatataacaaataataaattgatattaatatttcttcagagttattataaattatatgcATTTCTATTAGGTTAAAAACTTAGACTTGAACGGTGTGTTTGAAAGAATTAGCGTTTCTCTGTCATTTCAGCTCCTGAACCAGTTTCCGGTGTGACTGGTCTACATGCCTAATGCGCACTGACCCACATGTCTCTTCACTCGGTCACTTCTAACTATCAAAGCTGACCCGATTCTGCTTTTCTTGTCTCATCGTAGAAATGTGAGACTCAGATTGAGATTTAAAGGCATCCGgatatgttttttaaagcactatgcaaccatgagttcactgaaattacaataaaagaaaGCGCGTAAGTGGAAACATGACACCGAAACATGCGTAAAAATGCtcaaataacaacaaaatatcAGCTGAAAACTAAAGTTAATACAAATTTTGGGGAAAAActttatgatttgttttattttaaatagttttaggAAATCTCTGCTTATAAAATAATCATACCTCGGTGAAATGATCAGTTTTCTCCTCCGGTGCGCATGACTCCTTTCCAAgcgtgttgttttctttttcggTCCGGGAAGACGTGCTTTTCTCTGTTTCCCTTTCTGCTTAAATGCCGCAGATTCTCTGTTCGCTGTTACTTAATATTATCCCCGGCGTGCTGCGCCTCCACTCTGCTCCACTTGGAATGCCGCAGCTCCTATTTGTAACGTCGAGTTCACCTCAGGACGGTCCTTATCCTCACTTGAACTAGCGAAgccctgtttgtgtgtgtgtgtctctgagACCGCCTTCCTCCCTCCGCCATCCAAAGGAAAGCTCCCATCGACGCTCATATAACATAGCTTTTcagacatcatcatcaccatcgtCATCATCTGACCTCTGTGGCCACGCCCCCTCCGATAGGATAATCTTGTAACAATTAGATAATGTTGCGCCCCTCTGTGAAGACAGGCTCTGTGACTCAACCTCGCAAGAAAAACGTCCCTCATCATCAATCCAGTTACAgttataaatgtgatttttcagacaattagattttctttttccccagTAACACCATATCCTCTACTTTAGGGATCAGAATGGAGgctgaaaatattaaattttgtgGTATTATCAAGAAAATGGGAAGTAGTTGCAGCAGTTTAATGAAACATACATAAAGACAAATCGAAACATTTCTAATGGGCGGTCTGAAACCTCTTAAACAAGCTTTCTCCTATAAGTAATCTTCAGGAATAATTCTCCAGGCCTCTTGAAAGCCTTTCCAAAGCTGAtctttggatgttttctgccttttatTAAATTCTCTGTAAGATAATCCCACACTTAAACAGATCCAGGCTCTGGGGGAGGATTTATCCATCAGTAAAGTTTTTCTGTCATGGtgcatacttcagcattttctcccTGTTTACATTCCTTACAGATGGCTTAATGACAGTCTCCCTTCAATGGAggccatttctgatgaggtttcAGTGAACAGTAGGTCCAGATGCctctctcaggtcctgtgtcaggtctttgctgaGGTTGTTCCTTTtttaaggacatcactttcagatactGTTTAGTTGTTGCAGGTAAACTTTTAGGTCACTTATCCTTGGTGTTCCTCTTGTCCAGTTTCTCCAAAAGACCCACTTCACACCATGCTGCCATATGCCAAGTTTTTAGCTAATACCTCTTTGAAAATCATCATGTTGGTCcaaataaactttttcatgtCTACCTAACTGTTTTATCTTCTGCAGCTTAAGAAATTGGAAAACAAGTTATGTTCTTTTTCAACAAGCTTCTAACAAAGTACGATACGATGTAAAACTGGTACTTTCCTAAGTGATCTGTTATGTGTCGACACAGCACCGGTTAATCCATTCAGTTAGAAACCATGTTCCTACTGAAatgattcaagattcaagattctcTGTTGTCGTTCAACACGTTTAACATGAGTGGATTAAAATTATGACCCTCAGGATCGATAAGAAGgcatagtaaaaaaaacaatggagcAAACACAAACCATGCAACCAATATATTCaagtgggaaaaaaaggaagaaagagtaAAATACtaacataaagataaaataattaaagctaAATAATGAAGTCAGTAAGGTGTTGAGATATAAATAGACTGTTGAAATGATGAGATATTACACATAACTAATTAAGCTTAATGCACATTCACAGGTCAGTTAAGTgacttaacaaaaaaaacaaaaaaaaaaaacaaaaacaaaaaaaaaaaaaacacattcctctgaaaatgatcAGGTTTAAGAATTGACTGAAAGTTAGTGAAAAAGCAACAAATATTCAAAGAAAATCTTTGAAAGTCCCTCAGAAACTGTTTCCTCCCGTCTACTGTACACATCACCGACACCTCCATGTAAATAACCAGTCACcatagtttcattttattttccatttttatattttatttatccccCCAATTCCACTACCTCTCCTTTCCActacacactttgttttgtagaCCTTTTCTTTGATATAGATGAGTACCTTTTCATACTTTAATAATTTACACCCTTTAAATACGGTTTCTGTTCTGTTGTgttgcttttgttctttttattttagcaccACCCTAAGATAAATTCCTTGTATGTGCAAACTTACTTGCCAATAAAGTCcttgattctgattctgaaagcGAGTCTGCTGCTCAAGAGAAGATGACAAGAACATCTGGctgcttggaagcaaaataaaaaagatacgAGGGATGGTCTGAGACTAACACAGTTGGCTACTGTATGTAGTAGAATGACATAAAAACCAGGGGGATCATAGCTCACACATCACCTTTTAGACAAAATGTTGGACCATTGTTGTCAAACACAAGTTTTTAATGGGACACTCCAGAGAAATAAATGGAGATTGTTGCCAACAGCTTCAATAAAAGCAAATGTGTTAGGGAATTCGGACGACTGACAAATGTACATTTCTATCAGCCATTGTTTATTGAGGACACATGAGCATGTGTTTACAGGGAGATGTTGCAGCAGTCAGTCTTCACTGTGTTTCCAATTCAGTTTGTTTGACAGATATACTGGTTTATCAATAGTTATTACAAAAAGACTCCATCTGTTATGTTATATTAGTGACGTATGATCAGATTTCATACtttaataaacacacacttcacagcaCAAAATAGTGCCTGTTAACTCCTAACAGTTAGTTAGTTCACTCCATATGTGATTCAGCCTCCCTACCTTTCTTTTAGAACGATCCCAGTAAACTGtatctgagtgtgtgtttttgttgataCAGGTATACTGGGTGGTGGAGAACACGTGTGTGAGACCAGCACGAGGGCTTTGGCCAAAAACCTGGACTGACCTCAGTTTTTGCAGTGAACGTTTGTGCACACAGGAGACAATGAACTGCACGGACTGTATTATATCATGTATGTAAACTGCCTGAGCAAACACGCTGGAGTTGACAGTGAGATACACTTTGAGCCCCTCACCCCTTACTGTTAGGCCACTTTTTCTGATAGAGACTGAGGCCAGAGCCTACAACCATCATGACCTTAAACAACATCTGCTAATGTGGAATTTTCCACCTATGCTATAATAACTAACTTAGCCTGCATTTGGTGGTAACATCAGCCATCAActataacaataaaaatcacGTTGATACTTAAAACCtctaaaagcaacacaaagacaGCTTAGTTTTATTAACTTAACAAGTGAAAAATATTCTACTGTTTGATCTTAATGGGATAAATATAATCTTAGATGCATGACAACATAAcactgttttgttatttatttacaaaaaactaGGCCAAAATGCAGAGATATTAcatgaaacatctaaaaactcCCTTAATAGTTCAAAATCCTGCAGAACAGCTTGGTCTGCTCTTCTTTACAGCTCATTTCTTTGAAGGTTGCAGGTCTTTGTTTCTGCACTGCTCTCTTATAGCTACATCATTGTAATTCattcaggttgaggtctggactttggctGGATCATTGCAACACccttattcttttctttttcagtcaaaGTACTGACCTGATTTGACTTTggaatactttggtatacagagaAATTCATGGTCCACCCAATGACTGCAACGTGTTctggtcctgtggctgcaaaacaagcccaaatcatcagcctACCACTACCATGCTTAACAGTTGGTGTGCTCCTTCACAACCATCTCAGAGACTGATAATGTCTTAACAAGAAGGATTACTTCAAGTTATTGCTATTAAAGGTCTACATGACTAAAACTGATTCTGCATTTTAGCTTAGTTTGGTTATTTCTAGCTAATATTGCATTTTTCATCTAAAGTTCTGataacatttttcttgttgatATATGAATTTTAATTTATGGTATTTTCTTCATCAGTACCAAGACTAATACTTTTTGccccttaaaggaaaatcataTGACTGTACATTATGCATTATCTTTATTGCACGGGCAATATGGAATATGaaaaaactcaaacacaaatacttgaaagaaatgcttataaaattagaataaaaatgagggaatttataattataaaataattagggctgtcaaatcattaaaaaaattaatcagattagttacagcttacaaatgaattaatcatgaataATTACCATTTGCAACTATGTCTGAAATATGCCAGTTTGATATGCCCCGCATATCTCAAGTATAAAtgctttctaccacctgtcagcacCTTTGTTAGTGAAGGTTCCTGTCTAAAACAGTCACATGCTTGTCACATGTCTTaattgcataaaaaaataaattaacaattaATTACACAAATTAGTTACTGTCATTAACATGTTGTTTTTGAAAGCCCTAATAATacataatacatacatatataattatACAAATTAGTATaagataatataaaaatgtaaatatttaagaatattttaactttttaaattgaataaaataaataaagtatgcaattgtaatatgataaatatatGCCATTCATCATCACTAACATTAACAGCGTCATCATCACATCTGAAAAGCCTCCATAAGGAAGGTATACACTGACCCGTGAACATACTTTTACTGCCCCAAACTCTctaatgtaaaatacaaatgGCATTCTTTGCATTGTCAGAGGGGTTTCCCGATTTTCAATAAAAAGTATTGAATCCAATGTTTTGGCAGATAGATAGTATCAATTCCAGGGTATCAATACCCCCATCCctaaagaaaaaagtcattatcagactgacttttactggctggaaagagctcagagaagagacagggtgCAGGTTCCTGATTTAGCCATCGCTAGGAGGAGCTGCAATGAGAAAATctaccaaagttcagtagtgggACTGAAGCCCCAGTGAGGACAAAATGGTTTTTCATTGTGTTAT from the Melanotaenia boesemani isolate fMelBoe1 chromosome 2, fMelBoe1.pri, whole genome shotgun sequence genome contains:
- the nfil3-6 gene encoding nuclear factor, interleukin 3 regulated, member 6, giving the protein MFEEESREVAVLHNMESPAAGVPGVGAGVGLMSFTDEPVPILTSGSLLARSLLGRPSAIKRKESPPPSARRKREFIPNDKKDDGYWDKRRKNNEAAKRSREKRRVNDIVLESRVLALLEENARLRAELLALKFRFGLVKDPSNAQILPLTTAPHHTSQTLTPHYYLHREDGGLQGSPTPNPSNQTGQSNSRSSREAGNMSEDSGFSTPGGSSVGSPIFFEDRLGEHEKLSPPRVEELGYDLHHSPADAHHGAALNGGKLDQGEGMKNLPHKLRFKMPGSGEGVESTSDNSVRRSPGREGPREAVKGLIGVEVGHCAGSWLHKLEGDESRRERISPHNGASTTSNPHSPPTPAQSEIKHENTYLKSQLNSLSEEVAQLKKLFTEQLMGKING